The segment accatatttacagtaaatcacATGGGGCTGAAACctgattaaaaatgaaagtttGAGAGTCTGACCACACACTCCCCACTTGTGTTAGGGTGATGATTTAACCTTAACTAACATGAAAGGGGTACACATCAGACATGCACAAGAGCTACAGTGTCACTACTGTTAGCACACTACTTCCTGTTAAGAGTGTCAACTGGTTTATTtatactgctcaaaaaaattaagtgAACATCAGTGATTGTCTGCGGAGGCATATTTTTGGACGGTTGCAAAGACCTCCTGCTAGCCAACCGTACCACGCTGTTGGGTACAAggatgaaatcctcagagcAATTGTCAGACCTTACTCTGGTGCAGGACAACACCCGGCGTCATGTCGCCTGAGTGTgtaggcagttcctggatgatGATGCCATTGACTGCCTCTCTCATTACTCAGACCTAAATTGAACTGAAAATCTCTAGGCTGTTATCTATCGGTGCTTCCGAGGCTGCCAAGTAGCACTGCAGACAGTCCAGGAGCTCACTGAagccctgatccaggtctgggaCACCATCCACCGTTTCATTAGGAGCACGCCCAGACGTTATCAGGAATGCATACAGGCATGTGGGGGCCAAACACACTACTGAGTCACGTTATGAGTTTCCATGATGAAAGCCATACAGCCTGTGATTTACAtgttttactttgattttcGGTGTGATTTTGGTTTTATACAAGCCACACTGGGTTGGTTGTTGGCCTGAAGTGTTCATCTCCCCCCAGTGAACTTCCTTGTTTTACTTTAAATCATAGAGGATTCATAGTAAAAAGGGTTCGTTCTCCTTCTTTGGAGTACACAATCACTGTTTTTATCCATCAAAAGATTTAAACGTTGGCAACGGGTATTTCTCTAggcactttttcaaaactcgtACTGACAGCACGTCAACGTGGACTAAACTGAGGATCACTTTGCATTCattggcccaatcccaatgtcccccctaaacCCTGAACCCTCAGACTTTACTGaccacttggaaagtgattgagtgcaacaggctgcaagggctcaaactgctgtaaacaggaacgggacagccctttgccactttatcacgttacATTGATgctgaaacacgttgcacactaatgtttttgccttatttctaagtcctgcaggctcttgccctacagagtggaggagaggagaatatttgtaattaatcaatacactattgttggtcaaatagCATCAAGCAAAATATACGGTAATATTGTataataaggtgattgcattcctctgacttcatgtgtccTACGCAGCATTTTAAGTGAAGAACTTtcaacaattttaacatcagGTGTCGATgcttgtttactgttttcttctcaTGATGCAGATTTGCCATGATATTTCTCTCGCTTCCGGGATTCCCCTGTTTCAtgtcataccgctatgaactgcgggcaattccctcagccaaagtctgcagaaatgcagactTACGAAAAGGGTCTAAAGGGCCAAAATCCTTCACCACATTGAAAGAACCTACTACTCTCCACTCATACAAGTAATTTCCCTCTGCTGTGTTAACATGCATCAGTAACACTGCACTAATTCAAGTAAGTGTAGCCTTAGAAAAGTCCAAAAGTAAAGGCTTACTCTACATCCCACAAACGCACAGAAACACTTTAGTGGTGGTACtagattttattttcaaattaaaccAGTCTTTTCATTGTAGATGGAATCTTATTTAATGCAACCATAAACACAAAGAGGTCTGAGGAGGTCAACCTGTATAGATCATTGCAGAACAGTATTCAGGCATGAAAAACTCATTCAGAGTCAGAGCTCCACTCACTGTCCCGCCTTCTACTTTTAATCACAAAAAACGGGGCCAATTCCCAGGATAAAAATCAAACACTGCAAaagccaaaaagaaaaaagttaaaaacTGTATTCAGTGACCAATACTGTTTGATTCACCCAGCCTTGGAGTGGTGCTGTGTGCCGTAATGTGACTATATAAGAAGTTGTACAAGAATGTTTCTGATCAGGCATGATGCAAAAAAATAAGTATAGTGCTCCTTTAGTCTGCTCTTGGGGCCTTTTGGGAAGCAGCAGCCAATTGAAAAGCAGATGTCGTTCCAGGTAGTTACTGCAAGAAAGATGAAAACACGTTAATATACATCTACCAAGCATCTTCTGTAATCTTTCACAATTAGGAGTACGTCACCTCCTGTGCACGGCAAAATTAACCAATTCTGGTTTACACAGTGATCCAGTACACCCGACACTTTAAAAATCAGTACTTTACTACAAGTCAACTGTAGCTCACATTTAATGGCAATTGCTACATTACTGCCATAACTGATACTTTCATTATCCccaatcacatttaaaaagaattaGATTTAGTGAGGATTCCTGTGTTGTGCAGATATTTCCAATAATCTGCATCggccattttaaaaacagagccgatataattaataaaaattttttaaaaagggctcctttggctctgatgcagccACCTCCCTCTGTCCAAGCCCACAGAGTGTTGAGTACAATGTCCCGCCCACAGTACtagctgattggttacaagtcacaGGTAGCAGCCCAAAACTGAGCCACGCTGCAGTCCCTCCCCTCCTGTCTCACCAGAGCTTCGCATGCACACACGCGGAGCGGAGATCAGTGTAGCTTACACACGTTGACCATAACTACGGTCGTACCTGTCAGTGCAGCGAGATCAGCAATATTAGTAAAAGGCCGTTTCTGCTTTTTCGGCATCTGTACAATAAGCAGGAACCTGTACAGAGCGATATTataatctgctctgtctcatccactgcagctgtggttttatacaagcacatgTGCTAGCTCGGCTAATAGCTAGTTTGTTATAAACAAGCTAAAACGAAGTCTGTCTGTAGCCTGTTTAGCTGAGATGCTACAAACCTTAAAATTTTGCAAATCCCTGTAAACTCAGCAGCTTGTTGAGAGAAGCCAGCTCCTCTCTActagcagcagagggaggaggactgAAACCGACTGGTTTCttttttgatgtcaggaatatagtttattttacatgttccaACCATGCTGAATCGCAAAGTGGCCCGCCACAGCTAACGATCCATTTTTCTCTGATGGTCTAATTGAACACCAAAGACCCTTGCAAACTTTAAAACCAGCATAGTTGCCTCTCTTTGGCCGAGTACCGCGCATGTTTATCAGGTAACAGGCAGTTTTATTTCTGCCAGCAGCTTTGATTCTGCCCTTGATCTTGTGGGGGACAGTGAGACACAGGGATGTTACCATGGCTCTACAAGGTATTCAAACTAAAGCCTGTGTTAAAAACTCACAGCATGTAGTTTAAAGGGGTGTAGGATCAAGTGTTGACTGTTATCACAGATGTCAAATTGCTGCAGTCAAAAATCAGCTCAGATATTGAGACAATTTGACTTGACTAACACCAAGAGCttcaaactgaagcagctaaattaGACTTATTGTACATCTGagcttttcctgctgtgacacgtcaaaatgttttatgtgcCTGGGATGTTTTTCTACCGCTGCATTACAAGCAGCTTCATGACACTTGTGTTTTTGGAGACTCAGCTGAGTACTTACGCATTTCTCAACCAGCAGACCATCTTTGAAGAAAAGCATGTATGGTGTGATGCCGTCCTCACGGTAGTCCAGCAGTCCCACCATGCCCTCTGGGTTCATGGACTCTCCTGTGAAGAACTGTGGGGAGACATAAGATGGCATGTCACAAGATAATAGTGACCCAAGGGACACTAGCATGGTCTGAAAATCACTGCCTTTCATTGTGGCAAGCAAGTACTGTTTTCGCCTGCCAGTCCTGAGATCTATTCCCTGAAGTGCCAGCAAACAAAGTTGAGTTTCAATACAACAGTTgaccaacgaaaataaaaccaagtgaagCCTCCTGCATCAGTCATAAGTAATGATTCTCCAAAAACCCATCACCTGACAACTGGTCCCCAAACCATGTTTTGTGAAGAAAACTGATGAAAAGTGACGTGGGAAATTACACAAAACAGGAGTttataataaagataaaaataaaagacaaagaataagGCTGTAAGAATTTATTATCACACGCTGGCAGCAGAGATCTTCTGTGCTACAGAAAGAGTCTGAGGTgagtaaaatttattttgtaGTGAAAAATTAGCTGCCTGCTCATTGGTTGTGTTTCAATGATTTTTTTATCCGCATTTTAAAATTATCACATTAGAAAAGGTCGACTGAACACGGCAAAATTTGAAAATACGCCAATTTCATACAAGGTTTTTACACTCACTTGAGGCGGTTTTCAcctttctcaaaaaaaaaaaaaaaaaaaagagttaaagcactaaatgggagatggaaacgcTTTTAGTTCTGACGTGGCAAACATTCACCTCACGACTGATCAGTCAATAAACTTAATTGTTTATAAAGATATGGGAAGTTAagcgtgtttgtgttttttccccttccaTTCTGTTTTAATACCAGATCAGTGTATTTTGAGGAGTTTCTCCACCATTAACTCTGCTAACTGGGAGCTACCTTTTGCCTTAATGAGTTTCATAAATATGGTGTGAGACTCTGTAATTACCTGGTAATTCTTGATGTTTGCCAAGATCTTCTTAACTTCTGGTGTGACATCAGCCACGAAGCCATCCACTCTCTCTGGATTGTCCTCTTGCAGCTTGGCCTTAATGCTGGACATGCAAACAGACAACTTTGTCATATGATCAAATCCTCTCCACCCCATATTTAAAATCTGAACATCTCTTCCTTGGTGCATTGAACCTTTGGCACGCATACTCACGCCTTCACGTATTCTTTCATGTAAGTCATGTACTGCTTCTTGTCGAAGGCCGTCTCCTGCAGTTTGTGGTTGAGGACGATGTCTACGCCAGAGATGGAGGCAGAGTCTGTGCCCTCAGACACTTCCTCTGCTGAGGCGTTGGCAGAAATTAAAGAATCATCAAACCCTTCTGTCCTGGTGACGGTCTAGACACATTAAGCAAGGGAGCACAGAGGACAGACATGAGGCAGACAGAACATTAATTTATGGTGGATCACAGTGAAAACAGGGTAATGCAGCTGGTGGGCGGGCGAGGATAGATGTACGCTGGAACATCAGAGTTTTGGATCAAGAGTGGAGGGTTAAGCTTTActtcatttgttaaaataagcaaaaactTGCTGGTAGACTCACACTGAAGAACTAAATCTGACTTTTGTGGTTGAGGTCTGGTTGTGGCTCCGGGTAGTTAACTTCAGTTATCATGAGTcattcttgtgtgtgtgcgcgtgagGGTTACAGACCCACTAAATCATCCTGACTGCAGTGATATCATGTGAAGACatttaaatgactacaggcatAGTCAGCCGCAAAACAAGCACTGATCATGACCGATACCTGAATCTCAGGTGAGGGACAATGGATGGTGAATTGTCTATCAAGAGTAACAAGTTAAATATGTTCCCTCACAGGTCTGCTTGTTGCAACACCTTCCCCCGGTCTCTTGTGTGTTAATAATGCAAGTAAATACAAGACAATAGTGATGGTCTTTTGATCGTGTCCCGTGAATATTGGGCTGTTTTCAGAGGGCAGgatgctttaaaataaaaagtgtatgTAACCATGTAAGCTGGCTAAATTTTTTCTATAACCCGTTATATCTGACCTGATCAACAGCACGTACCTCAAGATCCCCGGGCAGAGGTCTTTTGTTTGTTCCAGAGTttcaactgaaaactaaaggggacacagtcagggccccgaggctctggaacagccagcccgaggaaatcagggcGCGTTAGccaatgaaacacatttttgtaatagggcctttcctgattttagttgattttatttacttctcttaactgtattttaatttctaattGCTTTCACTGTGTATCTTGTTATCTGCTTTATGTGGTTTACTGTCATTGCTCTTCTGAAAGCACTTAGATCACAGGCTATACGTTTTTACTGAAGTGGGGTCCAGCAGATCCTCCTACAGGGTGAACTGGTAAAATGTCCTGTTCATTGTGTAGGCCAACCATGTGGAGAGAAAGACGTCCGGAGTCGGATCATGCTCACACATCTAGCTTGGTATTACTGACTCACCTTTCCTTCAACTTCATAGAAGATCCCGCTTGGATGCTCTTTGATTTTGAAGGCGTCTGAGAACATCTCATCATCTGcgggagaaataaaaaaaagtgttatcACACTTACTGAACACAAAGCAAATCTCCGGGCTACCCTCTGGTTGCGACATAATCTACACCATATTTATAACTTACAATTATATACAGCTTAATGTCTAGAGGGGCATCTTGATACCCGTGTTAgtgattaaataataataagacgAAGAAGCCGCGCTGTGGTGCCAGATTCCCCAAGTAGCGATGCTAACGCTAACTCTAGAAAAATCTGCTAGTCAGACATAAATAAAACGGCAGCTAACTATAGCAGCTACGTGATGGCGAAAGGCCACGTACACCGCGTTACTTTATCATGACGAACATTAAGCTTAACGTTACATTTATATCCTGAAGTGTCTTATCAC is part of the Micropterus dolomieu isolate WLL.071019.BEF.003 ecotype Adirondacks linkage group LG07, ASM2129224v1, whole genome shotgun sequence genome and harbors:
- the tpt1 gene encoding translationally-controlled tumor protein homolog; translated protein: MIIYRCIICNDEMFSDAFKIKEHPSGIFYEVEGKTVTRTEGFDDSLISANASAEEVSEGTDSASISGVDIVLNHKLQETAFDKKQYMTYMKEYVKAIKAKLQEDNPERVDGFVADVTPEVKKILANIKNYQFFTGESMNPEGMVGLLDYREDGITPYMLFFKDGLLVEKC